In the Nicotiana tabacum cultivar K326 chromosome 16, ASM71507v2, whole genome shotgun sequence genome, one interval contains:
- the LOC142170373 gene encoding uncharacterized protein LOC142170373, translated as MSKYGETKTSNGEKFTDIHPSHPLYLHPSDSPELANGMMYSTNATSVWMDLKERFDKKNLTRIYQLLCEICTISQGTSSISKYYSKLKSVWTMPCDYAKRKEYAEHMEQWRLVKFLMGLNEIYAQARSQVLLTVPVPTLNQAYNMIMQDESQRIQSNMISQPIDARQNNRFKRNNGQYCNYCNMKGHRRENCYKLVGYPSNHKFTKRRTYDRPQSSGDNIGHSANNVSHVEEPEASGSSGISSVPMFTSEQYNQLLKLINHEPAVSEAKVNMAGPLHSMVKGIGKEKDGLYILQPSKNPSPIKAPEQSSAMTFDTTIPTTNSCSAASIISVLAFTPAFACSPSKNSDHCSIWHQRLGHAPVVVLQKIHSLKHHELNKEQLSCTIYPLARQTRLPFPTSHNKIVTPFELIHMDVWGSYRQCTYNGYRYGLTTVDDYSRMTWIYLMRMKSDVFLLIKYCIALVKNQFSASIKIIRYDNGLEFFNAQYATLFTSLGIVHQFFCVHTPQQNGVAERKHRHRLEMAKALREDVPSSLPPTFVLTPDPFIAQPEPSSPQTPISPVMQPNLTPSPPSTIEQQPSHISDVTLRKSARTSNPPLWLTDYVHQVKPTSTPYPISSSLNYSYLSPSYQACLTYYSSIVEHTTFEQAAKDRNWMDVYNAFLLGDFSEEVYMSLPQGFGSQGENRVCGVLKFLYGLKQANRQWNLKLTSALTEFGFNQRKLDHSMFTKRTGSAKVIILVYVDDLLIRGNDKFLIQEAKDILNHNFNMKDLGELKIFLSIEFSRSHRGFLMNQRKYVLELVSEYRLRGAKPSIFPLVQNMKLTSVEYGKLFDWASCSMTRKSVIGFCIKLGDSMISWKSKKQSTVSRSSAKAEYRNIANTVAKLIWIHGLLEELGMQVDLPMELYCDNKVFIHIASNPMYHECTKHIEIDFHFIREKLQQGMIKTVYVPNKDQIADILTKALGKQLHSEMVCMLGMINIFSSPNLRGSVEKSSSSNTCTYVVGVVHVSLELVSFRYMVS; from the exons ATGTCGAAGTATGGAGAAACTAAGACGAGCAATGGAGAGAAGTTCACAGATATTCATCCAAGCCATCCTCTTTACCTGCATCCATCGGATAGTCCAG AGTTAGCAAATGGAATGATGTATTCAACTAATGCTACCAGTGTTTGGATGGACCTTAAGGAACGATTTGACAAGAAGAACTTGACTAGAATCTATCAATTGCTCTGTGAAATCTGCACCATAAGTCAGGGCACATCATCAATATCGAAGTATTACTCAAAATTGAAGAGTGTTTGGACTATGCCATGTGACTATGCAAAGCGCAAAGAGTATGCAGAACATATGGAACAATGGAGACTTGTAAAGTTCCTAATGGGACTAAACGAAATATATGCCCAAGCTAGGAGTCAAGTGTTGCTAACAGTTCCTGTACCAACCCTCAATCAGGCTTACAATATGATAATGCAGGATGAAAGCCAAAGGATTCAGTCCAACATGATATCACAAC CTATAGATGCCAGACAAAACAACAGGTTCAAAAGAAACAATGGACAATACTGTAATTACTGTAATATGAAAGGACACAGGAGAGAAAACTGCTACAAGTTGGTGGGATATCCATCCAATCACAAATTCACCAAAAGGAGAACCTATGATAGACCACAAAGTTCAGGAGATAATATAGGACACTCAGCTAACAATGTCAGTCATGTTGAAGAACCAGAAGCAAGTGGATCATCAGGGATTAGCAGCGTGCCAATGTTCACCTCAGAGCAATATAATCAGCTTTTGAAGTTGATCAACCATGAACCAGCAGTTTCAGAAGCCAAGGTTAACATGGCAG GACCTTTGCACAGCATGGTGAAAGGGATTGGTAAGgagaaggatggcctctacatACTTCAACCTTCCAAGAATCCATCACCTATCAAAGCACCTGAACAATCATCAGCCATGACATTCGATACAACAATACCTACTACAAATTCTTGTTCTGCTGCCTCTATTATTTCAGTTCTAGCCTTTACTCCAGCCTTTGCTTGCTCTCCATCAAAGAATTCAGATCACTGCTCTATATGGCACCAAAGACTTGGCCATGCTCCAGTAGTAGTCCTACAGAAAATTCACTCTCTAAAACACCATGAGTTGAATAAAGAGCAATTGTCTTGCACTATCTATCCTTTAGCAAGGCAGACTAGGCTCCCCTTTCCTACTAGTCATAATAAAATCGTAACCCCTTTTGAACTTATACATATGGATGTGTGGGGTTCATATAGGCAATGTACTTACAATGGATATAGATACGGTCTTACCACTGTAGACGATTATTCTAGGATGACTTGGATCTACTTGATGAGAATGAAAAGTGATGTGTTCTTGTTAATCAAATATTGTATAGCACTTGTTAAGAATCAATTTTCTGCTTCTATCAAGATCATTAGGTATGATAATGGTCTTGAATTTTTCAATGCTCAATATGCAACTCTTTTCACATCTCTTGGAATTGTGCATCAATTTTTTTGTGTGcacactccacaacaaaatggagtggctGAACGAAAGCATAGGCATcgacttgaaatggctaaagcCCTTAG GGAAGATGTACCATCCAGTTTACCTCCAACTTTTGTTCTAACTCCAGATCCCTTTATTGCACAACCAGAACCCTCTAGTCCACAAACACCTATATCTCCTGTTATGCAACCTAACCTTACTCCCTCACCACCTTCTACCATCGAGCAACAACCCAGTCACATTTCAGATGTCACTTTGAGGAAGTCTGCCAGGACATCTAATCCTCCCTTGTGGCTAACTGATTATGTGCATCAGGTCAAGCCTACTTCTACCCCTTATCCCATTTCTTCCTCCCTCAATTACTCTTATTTATCACCTTCTTATCAAGCTTGTCTAACTTATTATTCTTCCATTGTTGAACATACAACTTTTGAACAAGCTGCTAAAGACAGAAATTGG ATGGATGTGTACAATGCTTTTCTACTGGGTGACTTTTCAGAAGAAGTTTATATGTCATTGCCTCAAGGGTTTGGTAGTCAGGGGGAGAATAGAGTGTGTGGAGTACTCAAATTCCTCTATGGCTTAAAACAAGCTAACAGACAATGGAATTTAAAGCTCACATCAGCTCTCACAGAGTTTGGTTTCAACCAAAGGAAATTGGATCATTCAATGTTTACTAAGAGAACTGGGAGTGCCAAAGTGATTATATTGGTTTATGTTGACGATCTTTTGATCAGGGGAAATGATAAGTTTTTAATTCAAGAAGCCAAAGATATATTGAATCACAATTTCaatatgaaagatttgggagagCTAAAGATTTTCCTTAGTATTGAGTTTTCAAGATCACACAGGGGATTCCTCATGAACCAAAGGAAGTATGTCTTAGAACTTGTGTCAGAATATCGCCTAAGAGGAGCTAAACCAAGCATTTTCCCTTTGGTCCAGAATATGAAACTTACTAGTGTGGAATATGGCAAGCTTTTTG ACTGGGCATCCTGCTCAATGACTAGGAAGTCTGTTATAGGCTTTTGCATAAAACTTGGTGACTCTATGATCTCCTGGAAATCTAAGAAACAGAGCACAGTTTCAAGAAGCTCAGCAAAGGCTGAGTACAGAAACATCGCCAACACTGTGGCTAAGTTAATTTGGATACATGGGTTGCTAGAGGAATTAGGAATGCAAGTTGATTTACCTATGGAGTTGTACTGTGACAACAAAGTATTCATACATATTGCTTCAAATCCAATGTATCACGAGTGCACAAAGCACATAGAGATTGATTTCCACTTTATCCGAGAAAAGCTACAACAGGGCATGATTAAAACGGTTTATGTTCCCAATAAGGATCAAATTGCAGATATACTAACCAAGGCACTTGGAAAACAGCTACATAGTGAGATGGTTTGCATGTTGGGGATGATCAATATTTTTTCATCAcccaacttgagggggagtgttgaaaAGAGCAGTAGTAGCAATACTTGTACATATGTTGTTGGAGTTGTACATGTTAGTTTAGAGTTAGTTAGTTTTAGATATATGGTTAGTTGA